In the genome of Terribacillus sp. FSL K6-0262, one region contains:
- a CDS encoding GNAT family N-acetyltransferase: MSLYKIIQNEQDLEIAKAMRVAIFVEEQGVPLEDEFDRFDVLDGVCRHILVYHEGEAAGTGRLRFVGDYGKLERICVRKEYRKYGLGRVIIEGLEESARKAGKTAFKLHAQVQASGFYRKLGYREASDIFEEDGIPHVIMEKKDV; the protein is encoded by the coding sequence ATGTCATTATACAAAATCATTCAAAACGAACAAGATCTTGAAATAGCCAAGGCAATGCGTGTGGCGATTTTTGTGGAAGAGCAAGGTGTACCTTTAGAGGACGAATTCGATCGGTTCGATGTGCTGGATGGTGTTTGCCGGCATATCCTCGTTTACCATGAAGGGGAGGCTGCCGGTACAGGCAGGCTGCGATTTGTCGGGGATTACGGGAAGCTGGAGCGGATTTGCGTTAGGAAAGAATATCGAAAATATGGGCTGGGCAGGGTCATTATCGAAGGTTTGGAGGAAAGTGCACGGAAGGCCGGTAAAACTGCTTTCAAACTGCATGCACAGGTACAAGCGAGCGGATTTTACAGGAAGCTGGGATATAGGGAAGCTTCCGATATCTTTGAAGAGGATGGCATTCCTCATGTCATCATGGAAAAGAAGGATGTGTAA
- a CDS encoding aldo/keto reductase has product MKLGTSGLETAPIALGCMRMNDLSKQEAVKVIDASVEAGINLFDHADIYGAGASEEVFAEALKESTVRREDIILQSKCGIRQGFFDFSKEHIVSSVEGILKRLQADHLDILLLHRPDALLEPEEVAEAFRVLKESGKVRNFGVSNHHPYQIELLKQYVKEELIINQLQFSLMHTPLLDAGLNVNMQNRESVMRDSGLLPYSQLNKMTVQAWSPFQFGMMEGVFIDHPDFPEVNAALDELAGRYDVSKSAIAIAWILRHPANIQAVVGSMNPERIQSICKAQDVQLTREEWYELYRAAGNNVP; this is encoded by the coding sequence ATGAAATTGGGTACGAGTGGATTGGAAACAGCGCCTATTGCCCTTGGCTGTATGAGGATGAATGATCTGAGCAAGCAGGAAGCTGTCAAAGTCATCGATGCAAGCGTCGAAGCGGGAATCAATCTATTTGATCATGCCGATATTTACGGCGCGGGAGCATCCGAGGAAGTTTTCGCTGAAGCGTTAAAGGAGAGTACGGTGAGACGGGAAGATATCATTCTCCAGTCCAAATGCGGCATTCGCCAGGGTTTTTTCGATTTTTCAAAGGAACATATCGTGTCCAGTGTCGAAGGGATATTAAAAAGACTGCAGGCTGATCATCTTGATATCCTGCTTTTGCATCGGCCGGATGCGCTGCTGGAACCGGAGGAAGTAGCAGAGGCATTCCGCGTGCTGAAAGAAAGCGGAAAGGTGAGGAACTTCGGCGTCAGCAACCACCATCCATATCAAATAGAGCTGCTGAAGCAATATGTAAAAGAGGAATTGATTATCAATCAGCTGCAATTCAGTTTGATGCACACGCCGCTGCTCGACGCTGGATTGAACGTGAATATGCAGAACAGGGAGTCTGTTATGCGTGATAGCGGACTGCTGCCGTATAGTCAGCTGAACAAGATGACGGTCCAGGCATGGTCCCCATTCCAATTCGGTATGATGGAGGGAGTATTTATCGACCATCCTGATTTTCCGGAAGTCAATGCAGCACTTGACGAATTAGCGGGACGGTATGATGTAAGTAAATCTGCGATCGCGATTGCCTGGATATTGCGTCACCCTGCCAACATCCAGGCCGTTGTCGGTTCGATGAATCCAGAACGGATCCAGTCGATCTGTAAAGCGCAAGATGTCCAGCTGACCAGGGAAGAGTGGTACGAATTGTACCGGGCAGCTGGCAATAATGTACCTTGA
- a CDS encoding HAMP domain-containing sensor histidine kinase yields the protein MKKRGITLKLFTVTALIFVAFYAMIMIFQLVFFDSFYQHYKTKEAAKHLDSLAQAYQDNPWSAEQLTKQTLSYMRETKSPLTIVDAEGYQLVQDPLHIMLETEDGQVLEVALSLLVTDYGDELNALNIKKGDTLVVNGENDMSVSSVVYPSVITKGQDSVGEHLEENEVTFEGTVKSVSLPKAVMSNRGFGLLYDALLEWFPLDESLLKKLNKGESLQLDWVESWTGKHNLVLIEPVKKDGEMQLMFSVTSIQETKDTNEALRVFYLYIGIAGFVLILLLSLIYSRLVSSPLIKLNEMAKKMVHLDFSSVKPIKRNDELGSLSNNMLIMAQNLDHAVEDLKQANDKLKQDMEKRKQMEKAQREFFENASHELKTPLSIIKSFAEGLQDGVSPDKQDHYMEVIIEESDKMEILIGDMLDLAKLENGVIKLKKSSFLLSEMAENLSDKLFCMAKEKRVSIEVMPRNELPIVADYEWMERVIRNLLVNAVRHSEPESVVTIRIETDSKEECSVFMVENKGPQIPEEQLANIWSRFYRTESSRSRMTGGTGLGLAIVQQILELHGFSYGVENMPEGVRFFARFHK from the coding sequence ATGAAAAAGCGAGGTATTACATTAAAGCTGTTTACTGTTACAGCTTTGATTTTTGTGGCATTTTACGCGATGATCATGATTTTTCAGCTCGTGTTCTTCGATAGTTTCTACCAGCACTATAAAACGAAAGAAGCTGCAAAGCACTTGGATTCACTGGCCCAGGCTTATCAAGACAATCCTTGGAGCGCAGAGCAGTTGACGAAGCAGACACTTTCTTATATGAGGGAGACTAAAAGTCCTTTGACGATTGTCGATGCAGAAGGATATCAGCTGGTGCAAGACCCATTACACATCATGCTGGAAACTGAAGATGGACAGGTTCTGGAAGTGGCGCTTTCCTTACTGGTCACGGATTATGGTGACGAGTTGAATGCATTGAACATCAAAAAGGGAGATACATTGGTTGTCAATGGGGAAAATGATATGTCGGTTTCTTCGGTGGTATATCCTTCGGTCATCACCAAGGGCCAGGATAGTGTAGGTGAACACCTGGAAGAGAATGAAGTGACATTCGAAGGAACAGTGAAGAGCGTATCGCTGCCCAAGGCTGTCATGTCGAATAGAGGATTTGGTCTCCTTTATGATGCGCTGCTGGAATGGTTCCCGCTCGATGAAAGTCTGCTCAAGAAGCTCAACAAAGGGGAGAGCCTGCAGCTTGACTGGGTGGAGTCATGGACCGGCAAGCACAATCTGGTACTGATTGAGCCTGTCAAGAAAGACGGGGAGATGCAATTGATGTTCTCGGTGACGTCCATTCAGGAAACAAAAGATACAAATGAAGCGCTGCGCGTGTTTTATTTATACATCGGCATCGCCGGTTTTGTCCTTATTTTATTGCTTTCCTTGATTTATTCCCGTCTTGTGAGCAGTCCGCTGATCAAGCTGAATGAAATGGCGAAAAAAATGGTGCATCTGGATTTCTCATCAGTGAAGCCGATCAAGCGAAACGATGAACTTGGCAGCCTCTCCAATAATATGCTCATCATGGCGCAGAATTTGGATCATGCAGTGGAGGATTTGAAGCAAGCCAATGACAAGCTGAAGCAGGATATGGAGAAACGCAAGCAAATGGAGAAAGCGCAGCGGGAGTTTTTTGAAAATGCCTCCCATGAGCTCAAGACACCGCTCAGCATTATCAAGAGCTTTGCCGAAGGGCTGCAGGATGGTGTCAGTCCGGATAAACAGGATCACTATATGGAGGTCATCATCGAGGAATCCGACAAGATGGAGATCCTGATCGGCGATATGCTGGATTTGGCAAAGCTTGAAAATGGTGTGATCAAATTAAAGAAATCATCCTTCTTGCTTAGCGAAATGGCAGAGAACCTATCGGATAAGCTGTTCTGCATGGCAAAAGAGAAGCGTGTTTCAATCGAAGTGATGCCGCGGAATGAGCTGCCGATCGTGGCGGATTATGAATGGATGGAGCGGGTTATCCGGAATCTGCTCGTAAATGCTGTTCGCCATAGTGAACCAGAGTCTGTCGTCACCATCCGGATTGAAACGGATTCAAAAGAGGAATGCAGTGTGTTCATGGTCGAGAACAAAGGGCCGCAAATACCGGAGGAGCAGCTTGCAAATATTTGGTCCCGTTTCTATCGCACCGAGTCTTCCCGGAGCAGAATGACCGGCGGAACAGGCCTGGGTCTCGCAATCGTACAGCAAATACTTGAATTGCACGGATTCAGTTATGGTGTGGAAAATATGCCGGAAGGAGTACGTTTCTTTGCTCGTTTCCATAAATGA
- the dltD gene encoding D-alanyl-lipoteichoic acid biosynthesis protein DltD: MKKKYLFGPIILALVLFASLVFVPASWLAKLVPADRLEQSATSLEPNMFQGTYLQGEMLADPEYVPIYGSSELSRWDPFHPSNYFAVNGAEHTPYLIGKGGTTSIIHDLNFATHADKLKGKKMVIIVSPQWFVKHGTDEQHFAPNYSSLQAYQLPFNKEMDEQVKQDLMKRLMTYDAVKNDMMLYQLYDAYLDDKKMKFNILSAPAKAYIAMLEKKDLYFTLIKDKPSNRHQSDKVKDKTWEELQAQADAYGEKRTKDSKFHIATNVYKHKKNYIKEMEGKNKGHSYAESPEYADFQLMLDILKKADAKPLFVIIPVNGEYYDYTGFPKQGREDYYNRIKKQIDDNGFTYADYSGHEYDPYFMRDTIHIGWKGWVYLDEDMEKFLR; encoded by the coding sequence ATGAAGAAGAAGTATTTATTCGGACCGATCATACTTGCATTGGTCCTGTTCGCCAGCTTGGTCTTTGTACCGGCATCCTGGCTGGCCAAGCTGGTGCCGGCCGATCGTTTGGAGCAATCGGCCACCAGTCTGGAGCCGAATATGTTCCAGGGCACGTATTTGCAGGGAGAAATGCTTGCTGATCCGGAGTATGTACCAATTTACGGTTCCTCGGAGCTGTCCCGCTGGGATCCTTTCCATCCGTCCAATTATTTTGCAGTGAATGGGGCAGAGCATACACCATACTTGATCGGGAAAGGCGGTACAACCTCGATCATCCATGATTTGAATTTTGCCACGCATGCGGATAAGCTGAAGGGAAAAAAGATGGTCATCATCGTCTCGCCTCAATGGTTCGTCAAGCACGGTACCGATGAACAGCATTTCGCACCGAATTATTCCTCCCTGCAGGCATATCAGCTGCCATTCAATAAAGAGATGGATGAACAGGTGAAGCAGGATTTGATGAAAAGGCTGATGACATATGATGCGGTGAAGAATGACATGATGCTGTATCAGCTGTACGATGCTTACCTGGATGATAAGAAGATGAAGTTCAACATATTAAGTGCTCCGGCCAAAGCTTATATAGCGATGCTGGAAAAGAAGGATCTGTATTTCACACTCATCAAGGACAAGCCATCGAATCGCCATCAGTCGGATAAAGTGAAGGACAAGACTTGGGAAGAGCTGCAAGCACAAGCAGATGCTTACGGCGAAAAACGGACAAAGGACTCGAAATTCCATATCGCGACGAATGTATATAAGCATAAAAAGAATTACATCAAAGAGATGGAAGGCAAGAACAAAGGCCATTCCTATGCGGAATCACCTGAATATGCCGACTTTCAGCTGATGCTGGATATCCTGAAAAAGGCTGATGCCAAGCCGCTGTTTGTCATCATTCCTGTTAACGGAGAGTATTACGACTACACTGGCTTCCCGAAACAGGGCCGGGAAGACTACTATAATCGAATCAAAAAACAAATCGATGACAATGGCTTTACCTATGCTGATTATTCCGGTCACGAATATGATCCATATTTCATGCGTGATACCATTCATATCGGCTGGAAGGGCTGGGTCTACTTGGATGAGGATATGGAAAAATTCCTTCGATGA
- the dltB gene encoding D-alanyl-lipoteichoic acid biosynthesis protein DltB gives MTPYSSFLFFIILGILLLPTMILGMMGKPLRYYNVFVSIVVLAMIFSGGEEGFYSLVIFTILQLVLIKGYIRYRQTKNGSLVFYIMSLLSILPLILSKILPFLAVDNWAAFLGISYLTFRAVQIIIETRDGLIKEQLSIYQLVNFMLFYPTISSGPIDRFRRFQKDEQKRWTPDEYKELLYKGINKIFLGFLYKFIIGYAINTYFIMNLDHIADGRISYHLLYMYSYSLYLFFDFAGYTLFAVGVSYIMGIRSPENFNLPFISRNIKDFWNRWHMSLSFWFRDYVFMRFVFLMKKKKWIQNKMLVSNLGYILLFLLMGVWHGLAIQYIVYGAYHALMMTAFNFFETWNKKHKRWPAGKLMTVVSIVITFHVVCFGFYLFSGRPFQ, from the coding sequence ATGACCCCGTACAGTTCGTTCCTTTTCTTCATCATCCTGGGAATCCTGCTGCTTCCGACGATGATTCTCGGTATGATGGGCAAGCCCTTGCGCTATTACAATGTATTTGTCTCCATCGTCGTCTTGGCGATGATCTTTTCCGGCGGAGAGGAAGGATTTTATTCACTCGTCATCTTCACCATCCTGCAGCTGGTCCTCATCAAAGGTTACATAAGATACCGGCAAACAAAGAATGGCAGCCTTGTATTCTATATCATGAGTTTGCTATCGATCCTGCCGTTGATCTTATCGAAGATCCTGCCATTTTTGGCAGTGGATAATTGGGCTGCATTTCTCGGAATCTCTTATCTGACATTCCGTGCGGTTCAAATCATCATCGAAACAAGGGATGGTTTGATCAAGGAGCAGCTGTCGATTTATCAGCTGGTCAATTTCATGCTGTTCTACCCGACGATTTCATCCGGACCGATCGATCGGTTCCGCCGTTTTCAAAAGGATGAACAGAAAAGATGGACACCTGACGAATATAAGGAGCTGCTTTATAAAGGAATCAATAAGATATTTTTAGGTTTCTTGTACAAGTTCATCATTGGGTACGCCATCAATACTTATTTCATCATGAACCTCGACCATATCGCTGATGGCCGGATCAGCTATCATTTGCTGTATATGTACAGCTACAGTTTATATCTGTTCTTCGATTTTGCGGGATATACACTGTTTGCCGTCGGGGTGAGCTATATCATGGGCATAAGATCGCCCGAAAACTTCAACCTGCCATTTATCAGCAGGAATATCAAAGATTTCTGGAATCGCTGGCATATGTCGCTGTCGTTCTGGTTCCGTGATTATGTATTCATGCGTTTCGTCTTTCTGATGAAAAAGAAAAAATGGATACAGAACAAAATGCTTGTTTCCAATCTGGGTTATATCCTGCTGTTTTTACTGATGGGTGTATGGCATGGATTGGCGATCCAGTACATCGTTTACGGTGCTTATCATGCTTTGATGATGACAGCCTTTAATTTCTTCGAGACTTGGAACAAAAAACATAAACGCTGGCCGGCGGGGAAACTCATGACGGTTGTATCGATCGTCATCACTTTCCATGTCGTCTGTTTCGGATTCTATTTGTTTTCCGGAAGACCATTTCAATAA
- a CDS encoding membrane-spanning protein translates to MKKTIYILSFLFICFMLVSFVIELKNGDTNSWTKGGGRVIMSALPLGLLFFQRTPFRVPHILGYYGLLVCTFILGAIFHFYDKYKWWDVTLHVVGSMYIAWLALAIYRYKVLRPAGIYISRWIIFLFVCGMATIGSAIWESIEFIGDMTVTSVMQRSGNTDTMTDLIAGLLGGVIFGIYALFRNKPLEGKELRD, encoded by the coding sequence TTGAAGAAAACGATCTATATCTTAAGCTTTCTATTCATATGCTTTATGCTGGTATCCTTTGTGATAGAACTGAAAAATGGAGATACGAATTCCTGGACCAAGGGCGGCGGCAGGGTAATCATGAGTGCATTGCCGCTGGGCCTGCTGTTTTTCCAGCGCACACCGTTCCGCGTACCGCATATCCTCGGCTATTATGGTTTGCTTGTCTGTACTTTCATACTTGGGGCCATTTTCCACTTTTATGATAAATACAAGTGGTGGGATGTGACGCTTCATGTTGTCGGCAGCATGTATATCGCCTGGCTGGCCCTGGCCATTTATCGCTATAAGGTGCTTCGTCCGGCGGGTATCTATATTTCGCGCTGGATCATATTCTTATTTGTATGCGGTATGGCAACGATCGGGAGTGCAATCTGGGAAAGCATCGAATTCATCGGGGATATGACCGTGACAAGCGTCATGCAGCGGAGCGGCAATACCGACACGATGACGGATTTGATTGCGGGATTGCTGGGAGGAGTCATTTTTGGCATCTATGCCTTGTTCCGGAATAAACCGCTTGAAGGAAAAGAGCTTCGTGACTGA
- a CDS encoding ornithine--oxo-acid transaminase codes for MRTTDAQELMQLTERYGANNYHPLPIVIAKAEGVWVEDTEGKRYMDMLSAYSAVNQGHRHPKIIDALQQQARKVTLTSRAFHNDQLGSWYEQVAALTGKDMILPMNTGAEAVETAFKAARRWGYDVKGIAADQAEIIVCSGNFHGRTMTAVSLSSEAEYRRGFGPMIPGIKIIPYGDLEALKSAITSSTAAFLVEPIQGEAGIIIPPKGYLKAASELCKQENVLFIADEIQVGLGRTGKTFACDWEDVKPDLYILGKALGGGVFPISCVAGDKGILGVFNPGSHGSTFGGNPLACAVSIAALEVLEEEDLASRSLRLGTYLLKELQKLTSSKIKEIRGKGLFIGIELTEPARPYCERLKELGVLCKETHETVIRIAPPLIISEEELEWAMERLKQVLQ; via the coding sequence ATGAGGACTACAGATGCACAGGAATTGATGCAATTGACAGAGCGATATGGGGCGAATAATTATCATCCGCTTCCGATCGTCATTGCGAAAGCAGAGGGTGTGTGGGTGGAAGATACCGAGGGAAAGCGATATATGGATATGCTCAGTGCTTATTCAGCGGTGAATCAAGGACATCGGCATCCCAAAATCATCGATGCGCTTCAGCAACAGGCCCGGAAAGTCACACTTACTTCCCGCGCTTTTCATAATGACCAGCTGGGTTCATGGTATGAACAAGTTGCTGCTTTGACTGGCAAGGATATGATTCTGCCGATGAATACCGGTGCTGAAGCTGTGGAGACGGCTTTTAAAGCAGCCAGACGCTGGGGATATGATGTGAAGGGGATTGCTGCTGATCAAGCAGAGATCATCGTATGCAGCGGGAACTTCCATGGCAGGACGATGACTGCCGTTTCGCTCTCTTCGGAAGCGGAATACCGCCGCGGTTTCGGTCCGATGATACCAGGCATCAAGATCATTCCTTATGGTGATTTGGAGGCTCTGAAGTCAGCGATCACATCAAGTACGGCAGCTTTCCTCGTGGAACCGATCCAGGGGGAAGCAGGCATCATCATTCCGCCGAAGGGGTATTTGAAAGCAGCTTCGGAATTATGCAAGCAAGAGAATGTCCTATTCATCGCGGATGAAATCCAAGTCGGCCTGGGGCGTACGGGTAAAACGTTTGCTTGTGACTGGGAGGATGTCAAACCCGATTTGTATATTTTGGGTAAGGCACTTGGCGGCGGAGTATTCCCGATATCCTGTGTTGCAGGCGATAAAGGAATATTGGGTGTTTTCAATCCCGGCTCGCATGGTTCGACTTTCGGTGGGAATCCATTGGCATGTGCGGTATCGATTGCAGCGCTTGAGGTCCTTGAGGAAGAGGATCTAGCAAGCAGATCCCTTCGTCTTGGAACCTATCTATTGAAAGAGCTGCAGAAGCTGACTTCATCCAAAATCAAGGAAATCCGTGGAAAAGGATTGTTTATCGGCATTGAATTGACGGAACCAGCCCGGCCATATTGTGAAAGGCTGAAGGAACTGGGCGTGCTTTGCAAAGAGACACACGAAACCGTCATCCGGATTGCGCCGCCTTTGATCATATCCGAAGAGGAATTGGAATGGGCAATGGAAAGGCTGAAGCAAGTATTGCAGTGA
- a CDS encoding YitT family protein → MTFGIALTITADLGTSPFDAVLVGLADKAGMTVGSWEIILAGFFIVINSLLTRTAPELAGLLTAFATGLLLDGWLFLLGGFHLEKVVGRVGLFLCAQFFLAAGTALYLHTKFAPIPIDRLMLVLIEKFKSSIIVIRTFIYTVCLCTAFLLEGPIGPGTVMTVLSGGILLQFAFAVFQRLGILPGNEVSKV, encoded by the coding sequence ATGACTTTTGGTATTGCCCTTACTATCACAGCGGATCTAGGTACCTCACCGTTTGATGCTGTACTTGTAGGATTAGCAGATAAAGCTGGAATGACAGTCGGGAGCTGGGAAATTATTCTTGCAGGGTTTTTTATTGTGATCAATTCCTTGCTTACACGCACGGCTCCGGAATTAGCTGGTTTGCTGACGGCATTTGCAACTGGCTTGCTCCTTGACGGGTGGCTATTCCTGCTAGGGGGATTCCATTTGGAGAAGGTGGTCGGCCGGGTTGGTTTGTTTCTTTGTGCGCAGTTTTTCCTTGCAGCCGGGACAGCGTTATATCTTCATACGAAGTTTGCGCCTATTCCAATCGATCGGCTCATGCTTGTGTTAATCGAAAAATTTAAATCAAGTATCATCGTTATCAGGACGTTTATATACACTGTCTGCCTTTGTACTGCATTTTTGCTTGAAGGCCCGATAGGACCAGGGACAGTGATGACTGTTTTGTCAGGAGGCATTCTCCTGCAATTTGCTTTTGCAGTATTTCAGCGATTAGGGATACTCCCAGGCAATGAAGTGTCTAAGGTCTGA
- the dltA gene encoding D-alanine--poly(phosphoribitol) ligase subunit DltA — protein MKLLTTIAQHAAVTPEQTAFRNGDERVSYGMLWDRSSRLAGLIRNSCQLRRQTPIVVYGHMGADMPVSFLACVKAGHPYIPVDTSIPMERVRLIVEKSGAGLVIDTTDKVLEVDNAAILHTADIQLEKEEPIGRENWVDGDEVFYIIYTSGSTGNPKGVQVTAANLQSFTDWMTGDFPLGEGKVFLNQAPFSFDLSVMDFYPALQKGGTVHALDKEVINKPKLLFENLVRSGIQNWISTPSFVQMCLPNQDFNAAMLPELETFLFCGEVLPLTVARELKERFPNAKIFNTYGPTEATVAVTSMEVTGELLVKDEALPVGFPKPDMRILVVDETGTPLPDGEKGELVLAGPSVTKGYLGEPLLTEKAYGIVEGMPAYRTGDAGVIKDGMVYCQGRLDYQIKLHGYRMELEEIEFHLNQSVYIESAIIIPHAPNEEIEYLIAAVVPKEHDFDKEYQLTAAIRKDLALRLPAYMIPRKFTYHEVIPMTMNGKADRKKMKEEVLA, from the coding sequence ATGAAACTATTAACAACCATTGCACAGCATGCGGCAGTGACTCCTGAACAAACAGCATTTCGCAATGGAGACGAAAGGGTCAGCTATGGGATGCTCTGGGACAGATCCAGCAGATTGGCTGGCCTTATCCGTAATAGCTGTCAGCTAAGACGTCAAACGCCGATTGTTGTGTACGGCCATATGGGAGCGGATATGCCGGTATCCTTCCTTGCCTGTGTAAAGGCTGGTCACCCATACATACCGGTTGATACATCCATTCCGATGGAACGGGTGCGTCTTATCGTGGAAAAATCAGGGGCGGGCCTGGTCATTGATACGACGGATAAGGTGCTGGAAGTGGACAATGCTGCCATCTTACATACAGCAGACATACAGCTGGAAAAGGAAGAGCCGATCGGACGGGAGAATTGGGTGGATGGAGATGAAGTATTCTACATCATTTATACATCCGGAAGTACCGGGAATCCAAAAGGTGTACAAGTAACGGCAGCAAATCTCCAATCCTTTACTGATTGGATGACTGGAGACTTTCCATTGGGAGAGGGAAAAGTATTCCTGAATCAAGCACCTTTTTCATTTGATTTATCCGTGATGGATTTTTATCCAGCGTTACAAAAAGGCGGTACTGTTCATGCCTTGGATAAAGAAGTGATCAATAAGCCGAAGCTGCTTTTTGAGAACCTGGTTCGTTCTGGCATACAGAATTGGATTTCGACGCCATCCTTTGTCCAGATGTGCTTGCCGAATCAAGATTTCAATGCAGCGATGCTTCCAGAGCTTGAAACTTTTCTTTTCTGCGGTGAAGTGCTTCCGCTGACAGTGGCCAGGGAGTTGAAGGAGCGATTCCCGAATGCGAAGATTTTCAATACATATGGACCGACAGAAGCTACAGTTGCAGTCACCAGCATGGAAGTTACAGGAGAGTTGCTGGTAAAGGATGAAGCGTTGCCGGTGGGATTCCCGAAACCGGATATGCGCATCCTGGTCGTCGATGAAACGGGAACACCGCTGCCGGACGGCGAAAAAGGTGAGCTTGTCCTTGCGGGACCTAGTGTGACAAAAGGATATTTGGGAGAGCCGCTTCTGACAGAGAAGGCTTATGGCATCGTGGAGGGCATGCCGGCCTATCGGACAGGCGATGCCGGTGTGATCAAAGATGGAATGGTGTATTGTCAGGGAAGGTTGGATTATCAAATCAAACTTCATGGGTACCGGATGGAACTGGAGGAAATCGAATTCCATCTCAATCAATCCGTGTATATCGAATCTGCCATCATCATCCCCCATGCGCCAAATGAGGAGATCGAATACTTGATTGCAGCAGTCGTTCCGAAAGAACATGACTTTGACAAAGAGTATCAGCTGACAGCGGCCATTCGCAAGGATCTTGCCCTGCGCCTGCCAGCATATATGATTCCGCGAAAATTCACTTATCATGAAGTGATTCCGATGACGATGAATGGGAAAGCGGATCGGAAGAAAATGAAAGAAGAGGTACTCGCATGA
- the dltC gene encoding D-alanine--poly(phosphoribitol) ligase subunit DltC: MDFKEKVLQVIAEVCEDDVVKEEQDLDIFEAGLLDSFATVELLVQFEEQLGINVPITEFDRDTWNTPSAITDRLNELK, from the coding sequence ATGGATTTTAAAGAGAAAGTGCTGCAAGTTATTGCAGAAGTTTGTGAGGATGATGTTGTGAAGGAGGAGCAGGATCTCGATATTTTCGAGGCAGGCTTGCTGGATTCTTTTGCAACAGTAGAGCTGCTCGTTCAATTTGAAGAGCAGCTTGGCATCAATGTACCGATTACGGAGTTCGACCGCGATACATGGAATACACCGAGTGCGATCACCGATCGATTGAATGAGCTGAAATAA
- a CDS encoding teichoic acid D-Ala incorporation-associated protein DltX: protein MNKIKQLCTHTGVRFVAHTCFYLAILITLFMLYGFHTANTGNYIYNDF, encoded by the coding sequence ATGAATAAAATTAAGCAGCTGTGTACGCATACAGGTGTTCGTTTTGTCGCGCACACCTGTTTCTATCTGGCAATCCTGATCACTTTATTCATGCTGTATGGCTTCCATACAGCCAATACAGGTAATTACATCTATAACGATTTTTAA
- a CDS encoding response regulator transcription factor, with product MGRKVLLVEDESRIREVVADYFKKDGWEVHETDNGSSAISWFDAVYPDLVILDIMMPEMDGFAVTKQVRSKSGVPIILLTAKSSDNDKIHGFELGADDYVTKPFSPKVLVARANSLMKRATEQYLPNGHMIRFGHAVVNTKARNLELDNQQVELTPKEYEVLLLLLQHKNNVLSRETILNHVWGIDFEGDNRVVDTHIKKLRAKLGYESHHIRTVIGTGYKFE from the coding sequence ATGGGAAGAAAAGTGCTGCTTGTCGAGGATGAATCACGCATCCGGGAAGTAGTGGCGGATTATTTCAAAAAGGATGGCTGGGAAGTACATGAAACGGATAATGGCAGCAGTGCCATAAGCTGGTTTGATGCCGTTTACCCTGATTTGGTCATCCTGGATATCATGATGCCCGAGATGGATGGATTTGCCGTCACCAAGCAGGTGCGCAGCAAATCCGGTGTCCCGATCATCCTCTTGACCGCCAAATCCAGTGATAATGATAAAATTCATGGATTTGAGCTCGGAGCCGATGACTATGTAACCAAACCATTCAGTCCAAAAGTACTGGTTGCACGCGCGAATTCTTTGATGAAACGAGCTACGGAGCAGTATTTGCCGAATGGTCATATGATCCGTTTCGGTCACGCTGTTGTCAATACGAAAGCGCGTAACCTGGAACTGGATAATCAGCAGGTCGAGCTGACACCGAAGGAATATGAGGTCTTACTGCTTCTGCTCCAGCACAAAAATAACGTTCTTTCACGTGAAACAATTTTGAATCACGTGTGGGGAATTGACTTTGAAGGGGATAATCGGGTCGTGGATACGCACATCAAGAAGCTTAGAGCCAAACTTGGATATGAATCGCACCATATCCGGACTGTCATCGGTACCGGCTATAAATTCGAATAG